From one Lycium ferocissimum isolate CSIRO_LF1 chromosome 7, AGI_CSIRO_Lferr_CH_V1, whole genome shotgun sequence genomic stretch:
- the LOC132063519 gene encoding nucleolar GTP-binding protein 1-like yields the protein MVQYNFKKITVVPNGKDFVDIILSRTQRQTPTVVHKGYAISRIRQFYMRKVKYTQTNFYEKLSTIIDEFPRLDDIHPFFGDLLHVLYNKDHYKLALGQINTARNLISKVAKDYVKLLKYGDSLYRCKSLKVAALGRMCTVIKRVGPSLAYLEQIRQHMARLPSIDPNTRTILICGYPNVGKSSFINKITRADVDVQPYAFTTKSLFVGHTDYKYLRYQVIDTPGILDRPFEDRNIIEMCSITALAHLRAAVLFFLDISGSCGYSIAQQAALFHSIKSLFMNKPLMIVCNKTDLQPMEGISEEDKKLVAEMKDEAMKTVIGQGGEPTDEAGALLTMSTLTEDGVIAVKNAACERLLNQRVELKMKSKKLNDCLNRFHVAMPKPRDQKERPACIPQSVLEARAKKAEADVEKQKRKLERDLENENGGAGVYSASLRKHYLLADEEWKEDIMPEILDGHNVYDFVDPDILERLEELEREEGLRQEEEGGDDFEMDVAELTPEEKAALAEIRKKKSLLIQQHRMKKSTAESRPTVPRKFDKDKEFTSKRMGRQLSALGLDPTLAIDRARSKSRGRKRERSVERGDGNGNDAMDVDEITPNKKQRRSRSLSMGSRRSMSRPRSEFAPGEGFKDKPQMEKAIKMSKKSANKRNRDARRGESDRVIPTLKPKHLFSGKRSTGKTDRR from the coding sequence ATGGTGCAGTACAATTTTAAGAAGATTACAGTGGTTCCCAATGGGAAGGACTTTGTCGATATCATCCTGTCACGCACACAGCGTCAAACTCCTACTGTTGTGCACAAAGGTTATGCTATCTCTCGTATACGTCAATTTTACATGCGCAAAGTGAAATATACGCAGACAAATTTCTATGAAAAACTCTCTACCATTATTGATGAGTTCCCCAGGCTTGACGATATCCATCCTTTCTTTGGGGACCTTCTTCATGTGCTCTACAACAAAGACCATTACAAGCTTGCCCTTGGCCAAATTAATACTGCTAGAAATTTGATTTCTAAAGTTGCTAAAGATTATGTGAAATTATTGAAGTATGGCGACTCACTCTACCGCTGCAAGTCCCTGAAAGTTGCTGCTCTTGGGCGTATGTGCACTGTTATAAAGCGCGTTGGCCCAAGTTTAGCTTATTTGGAACAGATTAGGCAGCACATGGCGAGACTTCCTTCAATTGATCCCAATACTCGAACCATCTTGATCTGTGGGTATCCAAATGTTGGCAAGAGTTCATTCATCAACAAGATTACGAGAGCAGATGTGGATGTGCAGCCTTATGCCTTCACCACGAAGTCCTTGTTTGTCGGTCATACTGACTACAAATATCTGAGGTATCAAGTGATAGACACTCCAGGGATCTTGGATAGGCCATTTGAGGACCGTAATATCATAGAAATGTGCAGTATTACAGCTCTAGCACATCTGAGGGCCGCTGTGTTATTTTTCCTTGATATTTCTGGGTCTTGTGGCTATAGCATTGCGCAACAGGCAGCTCTTTTTCACAGCATCAAATCACTTTTTATGAACAAACCGTTGATGATTGTATGCAACAAAACGGATTTGCAGCCAATGGAAGGGATTTCAGAGGAAGATAAGAAGTTAGTCGCGGAGATGAAAGATGAAGCTATGAAGACAGTGATAGGTCAAGGTGGCGAGCCGACAGATGAAGCAGGTGCGCTGTTAACTATGAGCACTTTGACCGAAGATGGTGTAATTGCAGTGAAGAATGCAGCCTGTGAGAGGTTACTGAATCAGCGGGTGGAATTAAAAATGAAGTCGAAAAAGTTAAATGACTGCCTGAACCGTTTCCATGTTGCTATGCCAAAACCACGTGACCAGAAAGAGAGGCCAGCATGCATACCTCAGTCAGTGTTGGAAGCCAGAGCGAAGAAAGCCGAGGCAGATGTTGAGAAACAGAAAAGGAAGCTTGAGAGGGATCTGGAGAATGAGAATGGAGGTGCTGGTGTTTATTCGGCGAGCTTGAGGAAACACTATCTATTAGCAGATGAGGAGTGGAAGGAAGATATAATGCCTGAAATTTTAGATGGGCACAATGTTTATGACTTTGTTGACCCTGATATCTTAGAAAGGCTTGAAGAATTGGAGAGAGAAGAAGGTCTTCGTCAGGAAGAAGAAGGAGGTGATGACTTTGAGATGGACGTTGCAGAGCTGACCCCTGAAGAAAAAGCAGCATTAGCTGAAATccggaaaaagaaaagtttgcTCATTCAACAACATAGGATGAAGAAGAGCACCGCAGAGAGCCGACCCACTGTACCAAGGAAGTTTGACAAAGACAAGGAGTTTACTTCAAAAAGAATGGGTAGACAGTTATCTGCTTTAGGATTGGATCCAACTCTAGCTATCGATCGAGCCCGAAGTAAGTCAAGGGGTCGTAAGCGAGAGAGATCAGTTGAACGTGGAGATGGCAATGGTAATGATGCAATGGATGTGGATGAGATTACTCCCAACAAGAAGCAACGTAGGTCTAGATCGCTTTCCATGGGATCAAGAAGGTCAATGTCACGACCTCGAAGCGAATTTGCTCCAGGGGAGGGCTTCAAGGACAAACCCCAGATGGAGAAGGCTATAAAGATGTCTAAGAAATCTGCTAATAAGAGGAACAGGGATGCTCGGCGGGGAGAGTCTGATAGAGTCATTCCTACTCTTAAACCAAAACATCTCTTCTCTGGCAAGCGATCAACTGGCAAAACTGACAGGCGGTAG